A genomic window from Cupriavidus metallidurans CH34 includes:
- a CDS encoding hemerythrin domain-containing protein, protein MSTTITTLVRQHRDCDEAIEQVEACVRAKDWDAAAGAFARLEFALQGNFSTEEQRLFPAFEQAVGFSNGPTAVMRHEHDEVRGLLDNAREWLELKDVAALAAELDTLVVLLQQHNVKEENVLFPMCQAQVKGLDTLLADFASGPAAHP, encoded by the coding sequence ATGTCCACGACCATCACCACGCTGGTGCGGCAACACCGTGATTGCGACGAAGCCATCGAGCAGGTTGAAGCCTGCGTGCGCGCGAAAGACTGGGATGCCGCAGCCGGTGCGTTTGCGCGCTTGGAATTCGCCCTGCAGGGCAATTTCAGTACCGAAGAACAGCGCTTGTTTCCGGCGTTCGAACAAGCTGTGGGGTTTAGCAATGGCCCCACCGCGGTGATGCGCCATGAACATGATGAGGTGCGTGGCCTGCTGGACAATGCGCGGGAATGGCTGGAACTGAAGGATGTTGCCGCGCTGGCGGCCGAACTCGATACCCTGGTTGTTCTTCTGCAGCAGCACAACGTTAAGGAAGAAAATGTACTGTTTCCGATGTGTCAGGCCCAGGTGAAGGGGCTGGACACGCTGTTGGCGGATTTCGCGTCGGGACCAGCCGCTCACCCTTGA
- a CDS encoding type IV pili methyl-accepting chemotaxis transducer N-terminal domain-containing protein, which yields MLAPTNPDTTAPQPDNAHVPEAVRLTPLRHRLSTRIILLSFASLMVVLGMISGTLYLSWKLEGAGAAINDAGSLRMRANRVAIELTRAQSGSPNDLAGQVAALDTTLAQLRRGNPARPLFLPDEPAIQAKLDLVVTDWQQRLKPLAVATASTTPATAYIDALPVFVNEADSLVKLIERDNASKTDLLRLSQASLAIIACVGTVAVIYLLYLWIILPVLRLQDGLQRMAAREFSLRLPIATRDEFGTLNAGFNRMADELQELYQDLAARVDSKTAELARQNRDLEALYDMTAFLNRASDAEAMARGFLERVMRQFEADGGTVRVIDAAHGKLHRLASVGLSDALAENSRCSAIHDCHCGAAAEAGMITVADLRQFVRQGSETQESPCGREGFRGMAAFRLDSPRGTLGTFTLHFRNPRELPPSDRQLLQTLARHLGTALEHLRLAASARQLAVVEERNLVAQGLHDSIAQGLNFLNLQVQLLGDAVERNDNAETREIVPLLRHGVEESYQDVRELLHNFRSRLTTGDMRPAVEDTVARFRRQCRTDARLTIEGSGPPLQPEQQLQVLFILQEALSNVRKHAMAEHVTISLTQGRDFQLVVQDDGEGFDPSEFDGQDSAHVGLHIMQERASRLGATLTIDARPGAGVRVALSLPRGETMPHPDELLAAQESSQ from the coding sequence ATGCTAGCCCCTACGAATCCAGATACCACTGCCCCCCAGCCTGACAACGCCCACGTGCCGGAAGCGGTCCGGCTGACGCCACTGCGCCACCGGCTTTCCACCCGGATCATTCTGTTGTCGTTTGCGTCACTGATGGTGGTGCTGGGCATGATCTCAGGCACGCTGTATCTCTCCTGGAAGCTGGAAGGAGCCGGCGCCGCCATCAACGACGCCGGGAGCCTGCGGATGCGCGCGAACCGGGTCGCCATTGAACTGACCCGTGCCCAAAGCGGCAGTCCCAACGATCTGGCAGGGCAAGTCGCGGCGCTGGACACCACGCTCGCGCAGTTGCGCCGTGGCAATCCGGCCCGGCCGCTATTCTTGCCCGACGAACCCGCGATCCAGGCCAAGCTCGACCTCGTCGTCACGGACTGGCAGCAGCGCCTGAAGCCGCTTGCGGTGGCCACCGCAAGCACCACGCCTGCAACGGCCTACATCGATGCCCTGCCAGTATTCGTCAATGAGGCCGACAGCCTGGTAAAACTGATCGAACGCGATAACGCGAGCAAAACCGATCTGCTGCGACTCTCTCAGGCAAGCCTTGCGATCATCGCGTGCGTTGGCACGGTCGCTGTGATCTATCTGCTCTATCTCTGGATCATTCTGCCCGTGCTGCGTCTGCAGGATGGCCTGCAGCGCATGGCTGCCCGCGAGTTCTCGCTGCGCTTGCCCATCGCCACACGTGATGAATTCGGCACGCTGAACGCCGGCTTCAACCGCATGGCCGACGAACTTCAAGAGCTCTATCAGGACCTGGCGGCACGCGTGGACAGCAAGACTGCTGAGTTGGCGCGGCAGAATCGGGATTTGGAGGCCCTCTACGACATGACCGCCTTCCTGAATCGGGCCAGCGATGCCGAGGCGATGGCACGCGGATTCCTGGAGCGCGTGATGCGCCAGTTCGAAGCCGACGGCGGGACCGTTCGTGTGATCGATGCCGCGCACGGAAAGCTCCACCGACTTGCCTCGGTGGGACTTTCGGACGCACTGGCGGAGAACAGCCGCTGTAGCGCGATTCATGACTGCCACTGCGGGGCCGCAGCTGAAGCGGGCATGATCACTGTAGCGGACCTGCGCCAGTTCGTGCGTCAGGGCTCCGAAACACAAGAATCTCCCTGTGGCCGCGAAGGTTTCAGGGGCATGGCGGCGTTCCGGCTCGACTCTCCACGCGGCACGCTCGGCACATTCACCCTGCATTTCCGCAATCCGCGCGAACTGCCACCTTCCGATCGTCAACTGCTCCAAACCCTCGCCCGCCACCTTGGCACGGCGCTGGAGCACCTGCGGCTTGCCGCCAGCGCGCGCCAGCTTGCGGTCGTCGAAGAGCGCAATCTCGTGGCGCAAGGATTGCACGACAGCATCGCGCAAGGCCTGAACTTCCTGAACCTTCAGGTACAACTGCTCGGCGATGCGGTGGAACGGAACGACAATGCGGAAACGCGCGAGATCGTGCCGCTGCTGCGACACGGCGTGGAAGAAAGCTACCAGGACGTGCGCGAACTGCTGCACAACTTCCGTTCCCGGCTGACGACGGGCGACATGCGCCCAGCGGTGGAGGACACCGTCGCGCGCTTCCGCCGCCAATGCCGTACGGACGCCAGGTTGACCATCGAAGGAAGCGGGCCGCCGCTGCAGCCGGAGCAGCAGCTACAGGTGCTGTTCATCCTGCAGGAGGCGTTGTCGAACGTGCGCAAACATGCGATGGCCGAGCATGTCACGATCTCGCTCACGCAGGGGCGCGACTTCCAACTCGTCGTCCAGGACGATGGCGAAGGATTCGATCCTTCCGAATTCGACGGCCAGGACAGCGCGCACGTCGGTCTGCACATCATGCAGGAACGGGCATCGCGGCTTGGCGCGACCCTGACGATCGACGCCCGCCCAGGGGCTGGCGTCCGCGTCGCACTATCATTGCCGCGCGGCGAAACCATGCCGCATCCAGACGAGTTGCTGGCGGCGCAGGAGTCTTCCCAATGA
- a CDS encoding response regulator: MTIRILLIDDHTLFRSGVRALLQRQSDFEVVDEAADGVEGIKRAKQHRPDVILLDLNMPGLSGLEALQLLTEDLPECAVIVLTVSEEGEELASALRSGARGYLIKNIETEALTSAIRRAAAGEPVISDTMTAKLVQQFKAPAAAPALLERGDAAPLTARERDIVRGLVRGESNKMIARALGVAESTVKIHVQNILKKLNLASRVQVAVYAVEHGLTA, from the coding sequence ATGACCATCCGTATCCTACTGATCGACGATCACACATTGTTCCGCTCGGGTGTCCGTGCGCTGCTGCAGCGGCAGAGCGATTTCGAAGTGGTCGACGAAGCCGCCGATGGCGTGGAAGGCATCAAGCGGGCCAAACAGCATCGACCGGACGTGATCCTGCTCGATCTGAATATGCCGGGCCTGTCAGGACTCGAAGCCCTGCAACTGCTGACGGAGGATCTGCCGGAATGCGCGGTGATTGTGCTGACGGTATCCGAGGAAGGAGAAGAACTGGCCAGCGCCCTGCGCAGCGGTGCACGGGGTTACCTGATCAAGAACATAGAGACCGAAGCGCTGACGAGCGCGATCCGGCGGGCTGCCGCAGGGGAACCGGTGATCTCCGACACGATGACCGCCAAGCTGGTGCAGCAGTTCAAGGCTCCGGCGGCCGCACCTGCCCTGCTAGAGCGTGGCGACGCGGCCCCTCTGACGGCGCGTGAGCGGGACATTGTGCGCGGACTGGTACGCGGCGAAAGCAACAAGATGATCGCGCGCGCGCTGGGCGTGGCGGAGAGCACAGTCAAGATTCACGTGCAGAACATTCTGAAGAAGCTCAATCTGGCCAGCCGCGTGCAAGTGGCCGTCTACGCAGTGGAGCATGGGCTCACCGCGTGA
- the rpiA gene encoding ribose-5-phosphate isomerase RpiA, with amino-acid sequence MTQDELKALVAQAAADYVKQEVPEGAVLGVGTGSTANLFIDAVAAFKERFSGAVSSSEASTRRLQQHGFNVLDLNEVDSIPVYVDGADEIDNSGAMIKGGGGALTREKIVASVADRFVCIADGSKLVPTMGAFPLPVEVIPMARAAVARSLAALGGQPRLRMTKEGGIYKTDNGNVILDVSGLKIENPKALEQQINQLPGVVTVGLFALRGANVLLLGTEQGVQRSDY; translated from the coding sequence ATGACTCAGGATGAACTCAAGGCGCTGGTCGCGCAAGCTGCCGCTGACTATGTGAAGCAGGAAGTGCCCGAAGGCGCCGTTCTCGGCGTGGGCACCGGCTCCACCGCCAATCTCTTCATCGACGCCGTGGCGGCGTTCAAGGAGCGCTTTTCGGGCGCGGTGTCGAGTTCCGAGGCCTCCACACGCCGCTTGCAACAGCACGGTTTCAATGTGCTCGATCTGAACGAGGTCGACAGCATTCCCGTCTATGTCGACGGTGCTGACGAGATCGACAACTCGGGCGCGATGATCAAGGGCGGCGGCGGTGCGCTGACGCGCGAGAAGATCGTTGCCTCGGTGGCGGACCGATTCGTCTGCATTGCCGACGGCAGCAAGCTGGTGCCGACGATGGGCGCGTTTCCGCTGCCGGTCGAGGTGATCCCGATGGCACGCGCAGCGGTGGCCCGTAGCCTGGCGGCACTAGGCGGTCAGCCGCGTCTGCGCATGACCAAGGAAGGCGGCATCTACAAGACCGACAACGGCAACGTCATTCTGGATGTCTCGGGCCTGAAGATCGAGAACCCGAAGGCGCTGGAGCAGCAAATCAACCAGCTACCCGGCGTGGTGACCGTTGGTCTGTTCGCTCTGCGCGGAGCAAATGTGCTGTTGCTGGGTACCGAACAGGGCGTGCAGCGCTCGGATTACTGA
- the tal gene encoding transaldolase — translation MNELEQLRQFTTVVADTGDFQLMKQYKPQDATTNPSLIFKAVQKPEYRPLLEQAVRDHHGNSGLDGVMDQLLIAFGCEILAIVPGRVSTEVDARLSFDTEATVAKARHLIGLYEQRGVARERVLIKIASTWEGIRAAEVLQRENIRCNMTLLFSLAQAVACAEAGAQLISPFVGRILDWYKKQAGEKWDPVANGGENDPGVRSVRQIYDYYKKFGYATEVMGASFRGTDQILSLAGCDLLTISPELLEQLAGGQSAVALKLSVEQAQAGNVARIAADEPAFRWQLNEDAMATEKLSEGIRLFAADAVKLEKLVGELAS, via the coding sequence ATGAACGAGCTTGAACAACTGAGGCAGTTCACCACGGTAGTGGCCGACACCGGCGACTTCCAGTTGATGAAGCAATACAAGCCACAGGACGCGACTACCAATCCGTCGCTGATTTTCAAGGCGGTACAGAAGCCGGAATACCGCCCGCTGCTGGAACAGGCTGTGCGCGATCACCACGGCAATTCGGGGCTCGATGGCGTCATGGACCAGCTCCTGATCGCATTCGGCTGCGAGATCCTGGCCATCGTGCCCGGCCGCGTGTCGACCGAGGTCGACGCCCGTCTGTCGTTCGATACCGAGGCCACCGTTGCCAAGGCGCGCCACCTGATCGGCCTGTACGAGCAACGTGGCGTGGCACGCGAGCGCGTGCTGATCAAGATCGCCTCGACATGGGAAGGCATCCGCGCTGCCGAGGTCCTGCAACGCGAGAACATCCGCTGCAACATGACGCTGCTGTTCTCGCTGGCGCAGGCAGTGGCTTGTGCCGAGGCCGGCGCGCAGCTGATCTCCCCGTTCGTGGGCCGCATTCTCGATTGGTACAAGAAGCAGGCTGGCGAGAAATGGGACCCCGTGGCGAACGGCGGCGAAAACGATCCCGGCGTGCGTTCCGTGCGCCAGATCTATGACTATTACAAGAAGTTCGGCTACGCGACCGAGGTCATGGGTGCCAGTTTCCGCGGCACCGATCAGATCCTGTCGCTGGCAGGCTGCGACCTGCTGACGATCAGTCCGGAACTGCTCGAGCAGCTTGCAGGCGGACAGAGTGCCGTTGCGCTCAAGCTGTCCGTGGAACAGGCACAGGCCGGCAACGTCGCGCGAATCGCCGCAGATGAACCCGCCTTCCGCTGGCAACTCAACGAAGATGCGATGGCAACGGAGAAGCTCTCCGAAGGTATCCGCCTGTTTGCAGCCGATGCGGTGAAATTGGAAAAACTCGTCGGCGAACTGGCCAGTTGA
- a CDS encoding SIR2 family NAD-dependent protein deacylase yields MDSLALEQARGWVAEARQIFVLTGAGISAESGVPTFRDALTGLWERFDPEELATEEAYRRQPALVWQWYQHRRELVAAARPNPAHHALAVLARLKSMTLVTQNIDGLHQKAGSEQVVELHGNLFANKWLDGCGRCDTVPPIPGDPPRCAICGAMMRPGVVWFGEDLPRVARFRADHAAESCDLCLVVGTSGLVYPAAALPGVAKENGARVIVVNPKPSALDETADIVLPAPAGECLPLLWPQAV; encoded by the coding sequence ATGGATAGCCTCGCCCTTGAGCAGGCGCGTGGCTGGGTTGCCGAGGCCCGTCAGATCTTTGTGCTGACGGGTGCCGGGATTTCCGCGGAGTCCGGTGTGCCGACGTTCCGCGATGCGCTGACCGGCCTATGGGAGCGCTTCGATCCCGAGGAACTGGCGACGGAAGAAGCGTACCGGCGTCAACCTGCGCTGGTGTGGCAGTGGTATCAGCACCGGCGCGAGCTGGTGGCGGCGGCCCGGCCGAATCCAGCCCACCATGCGCTTGCGGTGCTGGCCCGGCTGAAGTCGATGACGCTAGTGACGCAGAATATCGATGGCCTGCATCAGAAGGCGGGTAGCGAGCAGGTGGTGGAGCTGCACGGCAACCTCTTCGCCAACAAATGGCTTGATGGCTGTGGTCGTTGCGATACCGTGCCGCCGATTCCGGGCGATCCCCCGCGATGCGCGATATGCGGTGCGATGATGCGTCCTGGCGTGGTGTGGTTCGGCGAGGACCTGCCGCGAGTGGCCCGTTTCCGCGCCGACCATGCGGCCGAGTCCTGTGACCTCTGCCTGGTTGTGGGCACGTCGGGGCTGGTGTATCCGGCGGCGGCGCTGCCGGGTGTGGCGAAGGAAAACGGCGCGCGTGTGATTGTGGTGAATCCGAAGCCGTCAGCACTGGACGAGACGGCGGATATCGTCCTGCCCGCGCCGGCGGGTGAATGCCTGCCGTTGCTCTGGCCGCAGGCAGTCTGA
- the rlmB gene encoding 23S rRNA (guanosine(2251)-2'-O)-methyltransferase RlmB produces MAKHKLLIGFHAVNARLRQNAQSVSDIYIEANRRDRRMQDFIRLAESLGVTLHPVDAERLRGMAGTDRHQGVVARADDVSLALNLDELLDGIEGTPLLLLLDGVTDPHNLGACLRVADGAGAHAVIAPKDRSVGLNATVAKVASGAAETVPYITVTNLARTLRELQERGIWVIGTADGTEKALYDVDLKGPTAIVMGAEGEGMRRLTRETCDELVAIPMAGGVESLNVSVASGVCLYEAVRQRRLPR; encoded by the coding sequence ATGGCCAAACACAAACTCCTGATCGGCTTTCATGCCGTCAACGCACGCCTGCGCCAGAACGCGCAGAGCGTGTCCGATATCTACATCGAAGCGAATCGCCGTGACCGGCGCATGCAGGACTTTATCCGCCTGGCGGAGAGTCTTGGCGTGACGCTGCATCCGGTTGATGCCGAGCGCCTGCGCGGCATGGCCGGCACGGATCGCCACCAGGGCGTGGTGGCGCGGGCCGATGATGTCTCGCTTGCGCTCAACCTCGACGAACTCCTGGATGGCATCGAAGGCACGCCGCTATTGCTCCTGCTCGACGGCGTCACCGATCCGCACAACCTCGGCGCATGCCTGCGCGTGGCCGATGGCGCTGGCGCTCACGCGGTGATCGCGCCGAAGGACCGTAGCGTGGGTCTGAACGCCACGGTGGCGAAGGTTGCCAGCGGCGCGGCCGAAACCGTGCCGTACATCACGGTGACGAACCTTGCGCGCACGCTGCGCGAACTGCAGGAGCGTGGCATCTGGGTGATCGGCACGGCTGACGGCACCGAGAAGGCGCTGTACGACGTCGACCTGAAGGGACCGACCGCCATCGTCATGGGCGCGGAAGGCGAGGGTATGCGCCGCCTGACGCGCGAGACTTGCGATGAACTGGTGGCAATTCCGATGGCGGGGGGCGTCGAGAGCCTGAACGTGTCGGTGGCCAGCGGCGTGTGCCTGTACGAAGCGGTGCGTCAGCGCCGTCTGCCGCGCTGA
- the rnr gene encoding ribonuclease R, which produces MNQNNYPIPSREEILGVLRTSGSPLSAGDIAKALAVTRKEHDGFQKRLAAMERDGQIELNRKGRYELAHQPNFVLGRVQGHRDGFGFLIRDDGEDDIFLPERELQKAMHNDRAQVRVVGYDRRGRPEGQIVEIVERANRFVIGRLLSENGVLVVAPEDKRIGQDILIPPKAQGKARVGQVVSVELMEWPDRYVQPVGRVVEVIGDIDDPGMEIEIAVRKYGVPHQFSPAAVKEAQGLPDEVRQADLDHRIDLRDIPLVTIDGEDARDFDDAVYCEQVKIGRAKGWRLIVAIADVSHYVRPGTPLDADALDRATSVYFPRRVIPMLPEKLSNGLCSLNPNVDRLCMVCDAVITAKGELKGYQFYPAVMHSAARLTYNEVWSVLSNTKGPEAHKRAELVPHLQNLYELFQVLLKARRARGAIDFDTTETYIVCNAQGKIEQILPRTRNDAHRLIEECMLTANVCAADFLERFKHPALYRIHAGPSEEKLKNLREFLKTAGLSLGGGDKPQASDYAEVMDKIKSRPDAPMLQTMLLRSMQQAVYSPDNIGHFGLAYEAYAHFTSPIRRYPDLLVHRSIKAILAHTKYRPAFIQGTELNTQISPKARRMQAADAEKRAENVAARAKRDEGVWDELGLHCSANERRADEASRDVEAWLKCYFMRDKLGSDFAGTISAVTSFGIFVQLDELYVEGLVHVTELGSDYFQYDEARNELRGERTGIRYRLTDRVRVQVSRVDLDARKIDFRLVQEPSAKTLRARAGVPEQPRVPAAHAVPARKKGRQLAALLGGTSKPEESFDETLDRVIEEQPVFEAVITPLKPRDAHVGHAPHGRGSAKKAQSGKPAKRAAKPKPAHLKTERQPTTKRAPKPAGKSTRPARKR; this is translated from the coding sequence TTGAATCAGAACAACTATCCGATCCCCAGCCGGGAAGAAATCCTTGGCGTACTGAGAACTTCGGGGTCGCCCCTGTCGGCCGGCGATATCGCCAAGGCCCTGGCCGTCACGCGCAAAGAGCATGACGGCTTTCAGAAACGGCTCGCCGCGATGGAACGCGACGGCCAGATCGAACTCAATCGCAAGGGCCGCTATGAGCTGGCCCATCAACCCAATTTCGTGCTTGGCCGCGTGCAGGGCCATCGGGACGGCTTCGGCTTCCTGATTCGCGACGACGGCGAGGACGATATCTTCCTGCCCGAGCGCGAGCTGCAGAAGGCGATGCACAACGATCGCGCGCAGGTGCGCGTGGTTGGCTATGACCGACGCGGCCGTCCGGAAGGGCAGATCGTTGAGATCGTGGAGCGTGCCAATCGCTTCGTGATCGGCCGACTGCTGTCCGAAAATGGCGTGCTTGTGGTGGCGCCGGAAGACAAGCGCATTGGCCAGGACATCCTGATTCCGCCCAAGGCCCAAGGCAAGGCGCGCGTGGGGCAGGTGGTCAGCGTCGAACTGATGGAATGGCCTGATCGCTACGTGCAGCCGGTGGGCCGCGTGGTCGAGGTGATTGGCGATATCGACGATCCCGGCATGGAGATCGAGATTGCCGTGCGCAAGTATGGCGTGCCGCATCAGTTCTCGCCCGCTGCCGTCAAGGAAGCACAGGGGTTGCCCGATGAGGTGCGTCAGGCCGACCTCGATCATCGCATCGACCTGCGCGACATTCCGCTGGTCACGATCGATGGCGAGGATGCGCGCGACTTCGACGATGCCGTCTATTGCGAGCAGGTCAAGATCGGCCGTGCAAAGGGCTGGCGTCTGATCGTGGCGATCGCCGACGTGTCGCACTACGTGCGGCCGGGTACGCCGCTCGATGCCGATGCGCTGGATCGCGCCACGTCGGTTTACTTCCCGCGCCGCGTGATTCCGATGCTGCCGGAGAAGCTGTCGAATGGCCTCTGCTCGCTGAACCCGAACGTCGACCGTCTGTGCATGGTTTGCGACGCGGTGATCACGGCCAAGGGCGAACTCAAGGGCTACCAGTTCTATCCGGCGGTGATGCACTCCGCGGCACGCCTGACCTACAACGAGGTCTGGTCGGTTCTGTCGAATACCAAGGGGCCCGAGGCCCACAAGCGCGCGGAGCTGGTGCCGCATCTGCAGAACCTGTATGAGCTGTTCCAGGTTCTGCTCAAGGCTCGCCGTGCCCGTGGCGCGATCGACTTCGACACCACCGAAACCTATATCGTCTGCAACGCGCAGGGCAAGATCGAGCAGATCTTGCCGCGCACTCGCAACGACGCGCACCGTCTGATCGAAGAGTGCATGTTGACGGCTAACGTCTGCGCGGCCGACTTCCTCGAGCGATTCAAGCATCCGGCGCTGTACCGGATTCACGCGGGTCCGAGCGAAGAGAAGCTCAAGAATCTGCGCGAGTTCCTGAAGACCGCTGGGCTGTCGCTTGGCGGTGGCGACAAGCCGCAGGCCTCGGACTATGCCGAGGTCATGGACAAGATCAAGTCGCGTCCCGATGCGCCGATGTTGCAGACGATGCTGCTGCGTTCGATGCAGCAGGCGGTCTACAGCCCGGACAATATCGGCCACTTCGGCTTGGCCTACGAGGCGTACGCGCACTTCACCAGCCCGATCCGCCGCTATCCGGACTTGCTCGTGCATCGTTCGATCAAGGCGATCCTCGCGCACACGAAGTATCGGCCGGCCTTTATCCAGGGGACGGAGCTCAATACGCAGATCTCGCCGAAAGCGCGCCGGATGCAGGCCGCCGATGCCGAGAAGCGTGCCGAGAACGTTGCCGCGCGCGCGAAGCGCGACGAGGGCGTCTGGGACGAACTGGGGTTGCACTGCTCGGCCAACGAGCGTCGTGCCGACGAGGCATCGCGCGACGTGGAGGCCTGGCTCAAGTGCTACTTCATGCGCGACAAGCTGGGCAGCGATTTCGCTGGCACGATCAGCGCGGTGACGTCGTTCGGCATCTTCGTGCAGCTCGACGAGCTGTATGTGGAAGGCCTTGTGCACGTGACGGAACTGGGTAGTGACTATTTCCAGTACGACGAGGCGCGCAACGAACTGCGTGGCGAGCGGACTGGTATCCGCTATCGGCTCACCGATCGCGTGCGCGTGCAGGTGTCGCGCGTCGACCTCGATGCCCGCAAGATCGACTTCCGTCTGGTGCAGGAGCCGTCCGCCAAGACGCTGCGCGCCCGGGCCGGCGTGCCCGAGCAGCCGCGGGTGCCGGCTGCCCACGCGGTGCCGGCGCGCAAGAAGGGACGCCAGCTTGCCGCGTTGCTCGGTGGCACTTCGAAGCCGGAAGAATCGTTCGACGAAACGCTCGACCGTGTGATCGAAGAGCAACCGGTGTTCGAGGCGGTCATCACGCCGCTCAAGCCGCGCGACGCCCATGTCGGGCATGCGCCGCATGGCCGCGGGTCGGCGAAGAAGGCGCAGTCAGGCAAGCCCGCAAAGCGAGCGGCCAAGCCAAAGCCGGCGCATCTGAAGACCGAACGGCAGCCGACGACCAAGCGCGCGCCCAAGCCCGCCGGCAAGAGCACGCGGCCGGCCCGCAAGCGCTAA
- a CDS encoding Rrf2 family transcriptional regulator, producing MSTSSRFAVAVHILTLLAQAEGPVPSSMIAGSVGTNPALIRRMIGALTEAGFVTTTMGSTGGAMLTRPASQITLLEVFQATETTALITLHQSAPNPACLVGREITGTLQVVADRAQAAMDATLAEITIASMLGEVEHAARRRKR from the coding sequence ATGAGCACCAGTAGCCGGTTTGCCGTCGCCGTTCACATCCTCACCCTGCTCGCGCAGGCCGAAGGACCGGTGCCGTCGTCGATGATCGCCGGCAGCGTGGGAACCAACCCCGCACTCATCCGGCGCATGATCGGCGCGCTCACGGAGGCGGGCTTCGTCACCACGACAATGGGCAGCACCGGCGGCGCAATGCTTACGCGACCCGCCAGCCAGATCACATTGCTCGAGGTGTTTCAGGCCACGGAGACCACTGCGCTGATCACGCTGCACCAAAGCGCGCCGAATCCTGCTTGCCTGGTGGGCCGCGAGATCACCGGCACCCTGCAGGTGGTCGCCGATCGGGCGCAAGCCGCCATGGATGCCACGCTCGCGGAGATCACGATTGCCAGCATGCTCGGAGAAGTCGAACATGCCGCCCGGCGCCGCAAGCGCTGA